The sequence AAGAACATAGCAGGCCAGTATTTATCTTCTCTCTTTTAAGACTTCAACATCAGAACATGGATAGTGTTCacttgaattaaattttttttttttttcccctcactGTAGTACCCAGTCAGacttccattataaatttaaaccTAAAATACCAAGTTGGCACTACCACTAGCCCTCAAATTAACCAATTATAAAGACCATCAAAATCCTCACCTCCAATCCTGCCAGTAAAAAGTTTAGCAACAGCTACGAGTTTGGTCCATTTTGCCTGAGGAATCTATTCCTCTGAGAGCCAGTTTATCGACTAAAACCATATGTTTTCCTCTACCACAACAAGCCACAAATCATACTCTCTATAATTCCAGCTCTAAGCAATCATAAAAGATAATGCTTTCCAATATTTCCTACATTAAAATTCCAACATGCCACATCCAAGAGTCATGGAGCAAGTTACAAAAGGACTTATAAAGGAAACTAGTCATGAAAAGCAACTAATGACGGGATTCTGTTAGTTTAATTTACATAGCCacacatataaaatttaaataacaacattaaggaaaatgatatttgcactgtttgaaagttatggatcatAACATAAATGTATAAAAAGTTTGCTAATCCTTTGTACTAAGAACCAATACCAGTTCATTTAATCTACTGGAAAGTAATACAGGGAATTTGGGGAAAAGGGGTGACCCACAGTCTAATTAGTCATAATTCACAATCGCCTGTATCTATGTCACAATTATCAGAGAGATGAACATATCCAATTATCACAATATAGAGGCTGATTAGGATACCAAGTATTCCATTTCTAAGaaccttaaaaataaatagactaCTAATGCACAAGATATACACACCTTGACTGCACCATCGTAATCAGTTGATGCAAGATAGTTTTTGATATAGTTGTTCCAGCTAACACAGCTGAGCTTTGATTTGTTCGACATCTCAATCACTGGGTAATGAATATCAACAGAATCATTGAAGAGAGCACTAAACTcaaatatctttattttctttgagaCTCCAGCAGCTGCGAAGTAGTCTTCATCCCTATCGAAACTCAAGGAGCATATTACATTCGAAGAACTATTAAATTCCCCATTTCTTAGTACTCCACGTACTTCAAACTTAGTATAACGAGCATACTTGCACAGACCATCAAAGAAGGCTCCCAAGCGATCTGTGGAAGTCTGCTTCTCTTCATCCTTTAGTGTTGAATGCCAATTCTCCCGGTTTCTTAATAATTCTTTATCTAACCGTGTTGTAGCATCAGTATCAGGGAGCTGAATTTTGGATCTCATGGAGAAGTAAGCACTTTCAAGCTGgcaattattatttcttaactTCGACTCATTTgtattaaaaacatattttgagCTTGAAGGCTCTTTATGGAAGAACATATTTTGCTTTTCAACGTGAAGGGAGTCATCATGCAAGCTCGAATGAGCCAATGGTTTTTTTGAACAATGCCTTCCCTCAACTTCTTCAATATCTGCTTCTAAGCATCTCATGTCTTCCACTAACTTTGAGGCATCCTTCtgcttttgttcttttaatgTCACAAGGAAATGCAATAACAATTCTGATTCAATGTCATCCTGATCAACAGATGATGACAATTCTTCAGCACAAACCTCCTGCAATCCATTGACTACTTCAGATTGAAGGATTTCCCTGTCATACAGAACCAATTATAAACTCATACAGTATCAAGGTCCAGAATGCCCATATCTGAAATCAATTAGCATTTTTCAGATACCAAGATTAACCATAGAAAGAATTAAGGACTACCTTGTTGTTGGCCGTGATGATGGTTCAGGATGAAGTAGCCAAAGACAAAACCCAGCTTCCTTAGAATTTTCTGATAGAAAATCTGGAGGAAGAATCCTCTGACGCAAATCCAACATAGCTGTTGCATGTGTGCTATCAGATTCAAAACGCGCAAGTAACTGAAAGAtgagggggaaaagaaaaaaacaattcataCATTAGATTTTTAGTAAATTCCTTGATTAAACCCCAATACTAGCAATTAAATAACATGATTGCTGCAAAAACAAATCTGATTAGTATGAGTGAGAGTGGAGGGCAAATGTGAGCAAGTATGTACATCAGTGTAAGTtcacaaacacaaacacaattTTCATACCTCAAAAAGAAGAACACCAAGAGAGtagatatttgataaaattgtgCAGCTCCCCTCACTGAGTTCATCAGGACTAGCATACCACTTTTCTTCCAACTGCTCGCTTAAAGAAGTCATCTGCTCTCTTGTATTAGACCCAAGAAGGCAGCCAAACTTACTCTCAGCCCTCTGTGTTGCACTCAGGTGACCTTCATCAAATTCGTTAATTGAATTTGCATTTTCAAGTTTAAAGCCATAACTTGTTGGAAACTGAGGCCACTGCCTAAAAAGTCTTTTGCTTTGGAGAAACTTTTGCTTCTTTGCACATGAACTAACTGATGGAAAAAAACCCTGTTCCACTGGCCTTTTCCTAATCAGATTATTCTCTAATTGAGAAACATCTTGATCCATTATGCACTGTAGCATCTCCTTTTGGACAGTTGATCCAAGTCTTCCAAGATACTTTACCTGATTTGAAGGCAACAACTTCAAATAAGAAGGACGCAAGTCATACAAGGCAATTCCTTGACAGTAAGAATAATCCACCAGATCTACAATCTGTTTAAAAATGCACAGGCGCTCAAACTTATTCACTTTAGCGTGGCCAATTTTTAGCCATTCCCTCAAAGTGACTCCATCACAATCAGAACCACCAATCCTGATTGCAGCTTTCACTCCATAGGAAGGTGGAGTAACAACTTTGGCATCTAGACTTTGTGATGTAGCAGAAGCTACCACAGTACCAGAACCAATCTTCGTACTCCTCTGGTCTCCGGACTCAAGAAGGTGGCCATCATGTTGTGGCCCTTGTGGGCCTTTACATATGA comes from Ziziphus jujuba cultivar Dongzao chromosome 6, ASM3175591v1 and encodes:
- the LOC107430125 gene encoding protein SPA1-RELATED 2, with translation MDDEVGEEVTPFNTAEGGHIQTKDGEYFLKSESCNMLEPHEMLIPGEGNYSQNPHQQFAEILDGKNINRFKSIVNAVENPYSGSHLTGDAGETVEELTVRNCDGSNLAIVGTSTNLGRIQPRQSQWQHLYQLASGSGSGSSHGDTAYRDNGQPMLTGMEDRGYSSFPDALAQKPDGQNESAEELTKAEHRGVLSSTHGGIRTKILSKSGFSEFFVKSTLKGKGIICKGPQGPQHDGHLLESGDQRSTKIGSGTVVASATSQSLDAKVVTPPSYGVKAAIRIGGSDCDGVTLREWLKIGHAKVNKFERLCIFKQIVDLVDYSYCQGIALYDLRPSYLKLLPSNQVKYLGRLGSTVQKEMLQCIMDQDVSQLENNLIRKRPVEQGFFPSVSSCAKKQKFLQSKRLFRQWPQFPTSYGFKLENANSINEFDEGHLSATQRAESKFGCLLGSNTREQMTSLSEQLEEKWYASPDELSEGSCTILSNIYSLGVLLFELLARFESDSTHATAMLDLRQRILPPDFLSENSKEAGFCLWLLHPEPSSRPTTREILQSEVVNGLQEVCAEELSSSVDQDDIESELLLHFLVTLKEQKQKDASKLVEDMRCLEADIEEVEGRHCSKKPLAHSSLHDDSLHVEKQNMFFHKEPSSSKYVFNTNESKLRNNNCQLESAYFSMRSKIQLPDTDATTRLDKELLRNRENWHSTLKDEEKQTSTDRLGAFFDGLCKYARYTKFEVRGVLRNGEFNSSSNVICSLSFDRDEDYFAAAGVSKKIKIFEFSALFNDSVDIHYPVIEMSNKSKLSCVSWNNYIKNYLASTDYDGAVKLWDASTGQPFSQYNEHEKRAWSVDFSVVCPTKLASGSDDCSVKLWSINEKNSLSTIRNIANVCCVQFSAHSTHLLAFGSADYRTYCYDLRYAKTPWCTLAGHDKAVSYVKFLDSETLVSASTDNTLKLWDLNKSTHSGLSTNACSLTLSGHTNEKNFVGLSVADGYVACGSETNEVYAYYRSLPMPITSHKFGSIDSFSGKETDDDNGQFVSSVCWRGKSDMLVAANSSGCIKVLQMV